A genomic stretch from Helianthus annuus cultivar XRQ/B chromosome 1, HanXRQr2.0-SUNRISE, whole genome shotgun sequence includes:
- the LOC110869460 gene encoding uncharacterized protein LOC110869460: MPKYAKFLKEILTNQQKLESLSCVLMNEICSALLQNRLPEKMRAPGSFTLPCLIGSMSVSHSLADLGASIKLMPYKLFAKLDVGEPSPTRMSIQLADCSIKYPRGFVENMLVKIDKFVFPVDFVILDMDED; encoded by the coding sequence atgcctaaatacgcAAAGTTCTTGAAAGAAATCCTCACAAACCAGCAAAAACTCGAAAGCTTGTCTTGTGTGTTGATGAATGAAATCTGTTCAGCTCTTCTCCAAAATCGTTTACCTGAGAAGATGAGAGCTCCGGGCAGTTTTACTCTTCCCTGCCTCATTGGCAGCATGTCTGTCAGTCACTCATTGGCTGACTTAGGAGCAAGCATAAAGCTTATGCCTTATAAGCTTTTTGCTAAATTAGATGTGGGTGAACCATCACCCACTAGAATGAGCATTCAACTTGCAGACTGTTCAATCAAGTATCCACGTGGATTCGTAGAAAATATGCttgttaaaattgataaattcGTATTTCCCGTGGATTTTGTTATATTAGACATGGATGAAGACTAA